In Mercurialis annua linkage group LG6, ddMerAnnu1.2, whole genome shotgun sequence, the following are encoded in one genomic region:
- the LOC126686705 gene encoding mitochondrial uncoupling protein 2 → MAADLNPKSDISFIEIFLCSAFAACFAELCTIPLDIAKVRLQLQRKASTGDGGSIPKYKGLLGTVATIANEEGLAALWKGITAGLHRQFIYGGLRIGLYEPVKTYLVGGDFVGNIPLYQKIFAALLTGAIAITVANPTDLVKVRLQAEGKLPAGVPGRYAGALNAYLTIMKQEGIGALWTGLGPNIARNAIINAAELASYDQVKQTILQIPGFMDNAFTHILAALGAGLFAVCVGSPIDVVKSRMMGDSSYKSTLECFIKTLKNEGIFAFYKGFLPNFSRLGSWNVIMFLTLEQVKRIFTREIYND, encoded by the exons ACCATTCCTTTGGACATTGCAAAAGTTAGGCTTCAACTCCAACGAAAAGCCTCGACCGGGGATGGAGGAAGTATACCGAAATATAAGGGCTTGCTGGGTACTGTGGCTACTATTGCAAACGAAGAAGGTTTAGCGGCACTTTGGAAAGGCATCACTGCAGGATTACATCGTCAGTTTATTTATGGAGGTTTAAGGATTGGATTATATGAACCT GTGAAAACATATTTGGTTGGTGGTGATTTTGTTGGAAATATTCCTTTGTACCAGAAGATATTTGCAGCTTTGCTAACTG GCGCTATAGCAATCACAGTTGCTAATCCAACTGATCTCGTGAAAGTTCGCCTGCAAGCTGAAGGAAAATTACCAGCTGGGGTGCCTGGACGATATGCTGGAGCTCTGAATGCATATTTGACCATAATGAAACAG GAAGGAATTGGTGCTTTGTGGACTGGACTTGGGCCTAACATAGCACGGAATGCTATCATAAATGCTGCTGAACTGGCCAGTTATGATCAAGTGAAACAG ACAATTTTGCAAATTCCAGGGTTCATGGACAACGCTTTTACTCATATCCTAGCTGCTCTTGGTGCAGGACTTTTTGCGGTCTGTGTTGGTTCTCCTATTGATGTT GTGAAATCCAGAATGATGGGAGACTCATCGTATAAAAGCACTCTTGAATGTTTCATCAAGACGCTGAAAAATGAG GGAATTTTTGCCTTTTATAAAGGTTTTCTTCCAAATTTCAGCCGACTGGGATCTTGGAATGTCATTATGTTTTTGACTCTTGAGCAG GTGAAGAGAATATTCACTAGGGAAATATACAATGACTAA